A stretch of Orientia tsutsugamushi DNA encodes these proteins:
- a CDS encoding conjugal transfer protein TraF: MLIIGLLNYLSVELATANSLPTGFLWYNDKHGHELDESTSKLMRSAHDHRIEELKEQFNRAQRIALDNPTLENVITAQRLQKQIMEKAHKFATMWQLATLLDYQLINAHEPSNSLHRKLYQEKSGQENDSKLKNIAKNCELILQVKEDCLLCNAFMPIVQSFANKYAFQLLAVSKNNELLNKLNPKHIVPVLYLVASDGKKIYSVARGIISEDKIIDNILAIDRYYHKLETR, translated from the coding sequence ATGCTAATTATAGGGCTACTTAATTACTTATCGGTAGAATTAGCTACTGCTAACTCTTTGCCTACAGGGTTTTTATGGTACAATGATAAACATGGTCATGAGCTTGATGAATCTACTTCTAAGTTGATGAGGAGCGCTCATGATCATAGAATCGAGGAATTAAAGGAGCAATTTAATCGAGCTCAGCGTATAGCGCTTGATAATCCAACGCTCGAAAATGTAATTACAGCCCAAAGATTGCAGAAGCAAATCATGGAGAAGGCGCATAAGTTTGCTACTATGTGGCAATTAGCTACTCTACTTGATTATCAACTGATTAATGCTCATGAGCCATCTAATAGCTTACATAGAAAACTGTATCAAGAAAAATCAGGACAAGAAAACGACTCAAAACTTAAAAACATTGCTAAAAACTGTGAATTAATTTTACAAGTTAAAGAAGATTGCTTGCTCTGTAATGCCTTTATGCCTATTGTTCAGAGCTTTGCTAATAAATATGCATTTCAGTTGCTAGCTGTCAGTAAGAATAATGAGTTGCTGAATAAACTAAACCCTAAGCATATTGTACCTGTGTTATACCTAGTAGCTAGCGATGGTAAAAAAATATATTCAGTAGCTAGAGGCATAATTTCTGAAGATAAAATTATCGACAATATTCTAGCAATCGATAGATATTATCATAAATTGGAGACTAGATGA
- a CDS encoding ankyrin repeat domain-containing protein, which yields MNNNDLLLEFRYASAVRNVERVKQILAQYNAGDIINALYGIGFDLHEAIRNDDINLVRLMLDSGADPNEQSVYGATPLHIAIWYNRVDMIYLLLDKNANINAQNKDGRTPLHVAAWHGMNDIIMQILPNSVANINLQDDYGKTLLHFAARNGSKDLVEFLCNRNANIHIKDKSGKFPIHLAAGDGFKDVVQFLLDLDIYTYPNMINSQDNDGQTLLHLIAKYSFEKFPTNLLSTVLSYERHLDDYDKRFIDTADMLLNRGVDTNIQNNDGQTALHLAILYHPKDLHVRYEEYLRKNSNVAISYRSTELIKSLSSNNVNFNLKNKDGYTVLDLALAIEHDQHKIAEHLQEKRLLWREGQIKVANNSLVIIAENKEQILKLKPDSAKTDADKFLEKWRELPINITEQILDTLDDDDFGAFQQLNEERSKVPLGEDSIHEMI from the coding sequence ATGAATAATAATGATTTATTGCTTGAATTCCGTTATGCCTCCGCAGTGCGTAATGTAGAAAGGGTAAAGCAGATTCTAGCACAATATAATGCTGGTGACATTATCAATGCATTATATGGTATTGGGTTTGATTTACATGAGGCTATTAGAAATGATGATATAAATCTAGTGAGGCTTATGTTAGATAGTGGAGCTGATCCAAATGAGCAAAGTGTTTATGGTGCCACCCCTTTACATATTGCTATCTGGTATAACCGTGTAGATATGATATATCTTTTATTGGATAAAAATGCTAATATTAATGCACAAAATAAGGATGGTAGGACTCCTCTACATGTCGCTGCTTGGCATGGTATGAATGATATAATAATGCAGATTCTGCCTAATAGTGTAGCTAATATTAATTTACAAGATGATTATGGTAAAACTCTTTTACACTTTGCTGCTCGAAATGGCAGCAAAGATCTAGTAGAGTTTTTGTGTAATAGGAATGCTAATATTCATATAAAAGATAAGAGCGGGAAATTTCCAATACATTTAGCTGCTGGAGATGGCTTCAAAGATGTAGTACAGTTTTTGTTAGATTTAGATATATATACATATCCTAATATGATAAATTCACAAGATAATGATGGTCAAACTCTTTTACATTTAATTGCTAAGTATAGCTTTGAAAAATTTCCTACTAATCTTCTTAGTACTGTTCTTTCTTACGAGCGTCATTTAGATGATTATGACAAGCGATTTATAGATACAGCAGATATGCTGTTGAATAGAGGAGTAGATACAAACATACAAAATAATGATGGTCAAACTGCTTTACATTTGGCTATTTTATATCATCCTAAAGATTTACATGTAAGATATGAAGAATACCTAAGAAAGAATAGTAATGTAGCTATTTCATATCGCTCAACAGAGTTAATAAAGAGTTTGTCAAGTAATAATGTTAATTTTAATTTGAAAAATAAAGACGGTTATACAGTTTTAGATTTAGCTTTAGCTATTGAACATGATCAGCATAAAATCGCAGAGCACTTGCAAGAGAAAAGGCTATTATGGAGGGAAGGGCAAATAAAGGTCGCAAATAACTCGCTGGTAATAATAGCGGAAAATAAGGAGCAGATATTAAAATTAAAACCCGATTCAGCAAAAACCGATGCTGATAAATTTTTGGAAAAGTGGCGTGAGTTACCTATCAACATAACTGAGCAGATATTAGACACATTGGATGATGATGATTTTGGAGCATTTCAACAGCTTAACGAAGAACGTAGTAAAGTACCGTTGGGAGAGGACAGTATTCATGAAATGATTTAA
- the traN gene encoding conjugal transfer protein TraN codes for MKQLIVLVLIILNINCCLASMQSSYNEASNYNVNLGNSSNTQELFHQGSNVNYPNNDEDLTYHGRNQLSTESGAMLFQAENSKNNALTQHNINDQNYMIANSMRIESDPLSALDSSNFVTQTSTTNTEIIQSCTEGSKFNIELIRELNVECRLENVWLPWQNRQMEFATEKIKENHSNWLKSRSDVYDESGAQIYCLVDDPEAIERQMKWAIVNRLGVPTQHIGRNFLLEVNEKICILHYDYRDKTQELRKVAEYWKVLNPELEQLTESNECYEVNRINYDGGDRVFFDKFKVNRPYWKQKIVFSCTSDPKDGCKHLKIQNCELKNSTCQKSVANICLLWQHDYSCSTEKQTMLHSSLRNNSIFCLGGNCNTPTIIPNRDIAKVAHIAMLNQMSKDIKTNPVSVFSGKHRKCKKDVFSFLNCCSSMTGWGRDIGLSQCKSKEQELALYRKKGYCYYIGTYCSSRIPILGICLARKSTYCCFQSKLARIFQEEARKQLKIDFGTPECPNCRGLTVKELQKVDFTKINMDELFGDILTKAQNSMNKDIIAGIKDKVHRMQQMQHY; via the coding sequence ATGAAGCAACTTATAGTACTAGTTTTGATAATATTGAACATCAATTGTTGTTTAGCTTCAATGCAAAGCAGTTATAATGAAGCTAGCAACTATAATGTAAATCTTGGAAATTCTTCAAATACACAAGAATTATTTCATCAAGGTAGTAATGTCAATTATCCTAATAATGATGAGGATTTAACCTATCATGGCCGTAATCAGCTTAGTACAGAAAGTGGGGCAATGTTATTTCAAGCTGAAAACAGTAAAAACAATGCCTTAACTCAACATAATATCAACGATCAAAATTATATGATAGCTAATTCAATGAGAATTGAATCTGATCCTTTAAGTGCACTTGATAGCAGTAACTTCGTAACTCAGACAAGTACAACTAATACTGAAATTATTCAAAGTTGTACTGAAGGCAGTAAGTTCAATATTGAACTTATTCGAGAATTAAATGTTGAGTGCAGATTAGAGAATGTATGGCTTCCATGGCAAAACCGGCAAATGGAATTTGCAACAGAAAAAATAAAGGAGAATCATAGTAATTGGCTTAAGAGTCGTAGCGATGTCTATGATGAATCAGGTGCGCAAATATACTGCCTAGTAGATGATCCCGAAGCAATTGAAAGACAAATGAAATGGGCTATTGTTAATAGGCTCGGTGTACCTACACAGCATATTGGTAGAAATTTTTTATTAGAAGTAAATGAAAAAATATGTATACTTCACTATGACTACAGAGATAAGACTCAAGAACTAAGGAAAGTAGCAGAATATTGGAAAGTTTTAAACCCTGAACTTGAGCAATTAACAGAAAGTAACGAATGCTATGAGGTCAATAGAATCAACTATGATGGTGGTGATAGAGTATTTTTTGACAAGTTTAAAGTCAATCGTCCATATTGGAAACAAAAGATTGTTTTTTCTTGTACTAGCGATCCAAAAGATGGTTGCAAACACCTTAAAATACAAAATTGTGAATTAAAAAACAGCACTTGCCAAAAATCGGTAGCAAATATTTGTTTACTCTGGCAGCACGATTATAGCTGTTCAACTGAGAAGCAAACAATGCTACACTCATCATTGCGTAATAACTCAATCTTTTGTTTAGGAGGCAATTGCAATACTCCAACTATTATACCAAACAGGGATATAGCTAAAGTAGCTCATATAGCGATGCTAAATCAGATGAGCAAAGATATTAAAACAAATCCCGTTTCTGTATTTTCAGGTAAACATCGCAAATGCAAAAAGGACGTATTTAGTTTTTTGAATTGCTGTTCTTCAATGACTGGCTGGGGGCGTGATATAGGCTTATCGCAATGTAAATCTAAGGAACAAGAATTAGCTCTATATAGAAAAAAAGGTTATTGCTACTATATCGGTACCTACTGTTCTTCAAGAATTCCGATATTAGGTATTTGCTTAGCTAGAAAGTCTACTTATTGCTGCTTTCAGTCAAAACTTGCTAGAATTTTTCAGGAAGAAGCAAGAAAACAGCTAAAAATAGACTTTGGAACACCTGAATGTCCAAATTGTAGAGGCCTTACTGTTAAGGAATTACAAAAAGTTGATTTCACTAAAATCAATATGGACGAACTATTTGGTGATATACTCACTAAGGCTCAAAACAGCATGAACAAAGACATTATTGCAGGCATCAAAGATAAAGTTCATCGTATGCAACAAATGCAACATTATTGA
- a CDS encoding TrbC family F-type conjugative pilus assembly protein, translating into MVIRVMMLMVLLFVNNANAFFLDKQKTFIFVSFSMSDEALKSYFAESQKAGAQLIMRGLINNSFTQTKNKTMELDISFDIDPSLFEKYKVDVVPVIVIDDEKRGLTKKLTGHIPLAIALEIMNENTP; encoded by the coding sequence ATGGTTATACGAGTAATGATGTTGATGGTTTTATTATTTGTTAATAATGCTAATGCTTTTTTTTTGGACAAGCAAAAAACTTTTATTTTTGTCTCATTTTCAATGAGTGATGAGGCTTTAAAAAGCTATTTCGCTGAGTCTCAAAAGGCTGGAGCTCAATTGATTATGCGTGGGTTAATTAATAACTCATTTACACAAACAAAGAATAAAACTATGGAGCTTGATATTAGCTTCGATATAGATCCTAGCTTGTTTGAGAAATATAAGGTTGATGTTGTACCAGTGATAGTAATAGATGATGAAAAAAGAGGATTAACCAAGAAATTAACTGGCCATATTCCTTTAGCAATAGCATTAGAAATTATGAATGAGAATACTCCATGA
- a CDS encoding ankyrin repeat domain-containing protein, whose protein sequence is MNNYLRLRAHLLYVTTRSSFSPVNNHPLLYAAKHNYLDVVKHLIEHGVDINTQNLRGSTALHIAAYNGNIQMAMFLLANHAEVDTQNAYSSTAIYYAAEQSNVEMVRLLLSYGANPNLQCYFNQTPFERAWLKYIDNPELHFEMMKLLVTNIVKTEYCNTVDTNLSGFIHNKGLINESEQLKELEQQCHNEIKQMCSISVGSSCLSFFDIFVLQKDINTLARCANNPDIVKCQNRFLMYSSCIEKSIEKGKARAKLLQEASESMDEIFESNQDASQKSQTSWSHLPPEVRLMILENLGNDDLTKLQHNEEAAAEAEAQVEGAYAIYEGE, encoded by the coding sequence ATGAATAATTATTTACGGCTTCGCGCTCACCTACTATATGTTACTACAAGAAGTAGTTTTAGTCCTGTAAATAATCATCCTTTACTTTATGCTGCTAAACACAACTACCTAGATGTAGTAAAGCATCTGATAGAACATGGTGTAGATATCAATACACAAAATCTACGTGGAAGCACTGCATTACATATTGCTGCTTATAACGGCAACATACAAATGGCAATGTTTTTGTTAGCTAATCATGCTGAGGTAGATACACAAAATGCATATAGCAGTACTGCTATATATTATGCTGCTGAACAAAGTAACGTTGAGATGGTAAGGCTTTTATTAAGTTATGGAGCTAATCCTAATTTGCAATGCTACTTTAATCAAACTCCTTTTGAAAGAGCTTGGCTCAAATATATTGATAATCCGGAGCTACATTTCGAAATGATGAAATTATTAGTTACTAACATTGTTAAGACAGAATATTGTAACACTGTAGATACTAATTTATCAGGTTTTATACACAATAAAGGGCTTATTAATGAATCAGAACAGCTAAAGGAACTTGAACAGCAATGTCATAACGAAATAAAACAAATGTGCTCTATCTCTGTTGGCAGCAGTTGTCTATCTTTTTTTGATATATTTGTACTGCAAAAAGATATAAATACGCTAGCAAGATGTGCTAATAATCCTGATATTGTAAAGTGTCAGAATAGATTTCTCATGTACTCTTCCTGTATTGAAAAATCTATTGAGAAAGGGAAAGCAAGAGCTAAGCTACTACAAGAAGCATCTGAATCAATGGATGAGATATTTGAATCCAATCAGGATGCTTCTCAAAAAAGTCAGACATCTTGGTCTCATTTGCCACCAGAAGTAAGGCTTATGATATTAGAGAATTTAGGTAATGACGATTTAACAAAACTTCAACACAATGAGGAAGCAGCAGCTGAGGCTGAAGCTCAAGTTGAAGGAGCATATGCTATATATGAGGGAGAGTAG